Part of the Phalacrocorax carbo chromosome 9, bPhaCar2.1, whole genome shotgun sequence genome is shown below.
AAGATTCTGGTACaggagtgtgtgtgtggagcATCAGTTGTTAGATAAATTCTCGTATGTATGTTAAATTCATTTGTCCTCTCAGCAACTACCCTACCTCTCAAACAAGTGTTCTTTGCTTCCCTGGTCTTCAAAAAGCACCTATTTTAGACCCAAAATTGAATGAtgatttttccccctcccctcaaaATAACcataaattttgtttaaatacttttttccttaaacgGGATGTTTTTGGTGGTGATGATGACCAACATGACAAAGTAACATTACAATTACATCAGTATTAGCTTGAAGTTCTGGTTTTAAGAACTGTGTCACTgctggttttaattattttgatttgagtctatttcattctgaaagcacaaaaataacTCTTATTCATtgcttaatttttctcttcctgtgctgTTTGCCATCATAGGATTTGCTCCTGCAGTGTAGAAGTGGTTTTACTGCCTTCTTACTGCTGGAGGAAATGGAAGTTGAGCAGAATTTAGGACTTGATTGTCTTGCATGTACTGCTGGGGTTGTGCGGGGCTGGCAAGCCTGACATCATGTGCTGGAGCGGTAAAAGGGAAGTTTTTGAATGACGTGTATCAGGGGCTGGGAGTTGCAATATCTGAGGAGGCGCCTGGgctcctgccaggagcacaGGCATCACCGGGAGGCAGGATGCCAGACATCAGCTGACCGGAGGCAACTCCAGCTCCTCTGAAGTTTATACCGGCTTCCCCAGCTTTGCGCTTGGGTAGGCAAAACATAACCTGACATGGCACCTGTGGAGGGCTGCTGGCCTTTTGAGAAGAGGAGTCTTGcgaaaaatcaaaataaaacatgaagaaTATTGCTTAACCTTAGTCTGTGGAGGAGCCAGAAACTGGATATGTTGTAAGCTGGGCTGAGTGCTTTGATTACCTTCTGATTTCTAGAAACTGTGATGACCTTCCTAATCTTTCCCAAAGATTAGGGTGAAAGGCCTCATCTGCCCCACATGTAGCACATGCTCAATTTTGCCTTTCAGGATGAAGTCCCGGATGGAATCAGATCTGGAAGTCACAAGGTAGGCGTGCCTGTGTGCCCAAAAGGGTGCAGCTTATAGGGCCATGGTTGTGTCACTGATAAAAGCTGCCTTAACCAGATGGGCAGTGTTTGTCGGGATGTACTTTGTGGCTAAATTTTTACCCTCTTCAAGTGTTTGGCATGCAACAGAGCCTTAGAGGTGATGTCCTGAAGTCAGGTGTTCCTCTGCACTAGCATAGGGCAGTTTGGGAGACTCCTCCAGGAGCGAGTACCATCAGGCACAAAATGCTCCTCCAGCAGTGCCAGAGGCTGCTGTGAGTCCCTGCAACAATCATCACAGTTGCATAAGCCTCTGAATATCTGCAGACATCCTGTGGAAACACAGGGTGGGATGATTCATAAAAGGGTTTCTGATGCTTAAATTGGTTAGTGCATTAAAGGCAGAATTCTAACAGcagaaaaactgcttttaatcctcctctctccccacccctttGCTTTTCAACCCAGTATTCGGAAGAAGCCAACAGCCTTGCTGAAGAATGTGAAGAAGCCAAGAGACTTGGAGCTGTTGATGGCTCTTTGAGGTTTGACTTCTTTTTCCACGATCCTTACTTGTCTTGAAGGAAATTTCGTATCGGTTCTCTTTCTGATAGTCTTTCTCCACTCTCCCTGCAGCAAGGAAACCCAGCAGGCAGTGCTCCAGTGGACACAGCACGATGACTCTTCAGACAGCTTCTGCGAAGCTGATGGTATAGGGACCTGTTTGATCTGACAAGTCTTGTAATGGGATTTTAAGCTCCTCTGCAGAATTTCAGGCCAATGAGTAATATTTCAGCAAATCTGGAGTACATAtagcatttcttctgttttccacccccctgccctcagtattttgaaaataatatggTGCAAATCTAGCTAACaggatgctcaggggactggagcatctgccttatgaggaaaggctgagagacctgggtttgttcagcctggacaagagaaggctgaggggggatctcatcaatgctcATAAttatctgaagggtgggtgtcaagaggatggggctggactcttttcagtggtgcccaatgacaggccaaggggtaacgggcacaagttggaacacgggaagttccacctaaacatgagaaaaatcccCTTCCttgtgcgggtgccagagcaggggcacaggctgcccagggaggctgtggggtcccttccctggagacattcacaccctgcctggacgcggtcctgtgcccctgctctgggggtgcctgctcaaaAAGGGGGTTGGATGGGGGGTGATCatcagaggtcccttccaacccctaccagtctgtgattctgtgaaatatttctgatgaaGCTTCGTTGCTGCTCAGGGTCTTGCTGTGTTTAGCAAGTTAGTGGCTTGGATGGAGAATGCTCAGTCTGCTTTGCCATCAGCAGCCTTGCACTCCGATAGCTCCAAAGGCTGGAAAGCATTGCCCTGCTGCAGTGGGTTGACATGTAGCAAATATTATGCACCTGCCTCCCTGGAGAGGGATGAGCTGGTCTCTGCTGGCAAGGCTGTTCAGAATGCAAAGGGGTGGCTGGATCATTCTTGGAAGATGTCGTTTTCCTTCAGATGTTTTTGTCACTGACCCAGCACTCTGCTTCACAGATATCTATTCTCCTGATGCGGAGTATGTGGATTTACTCCTGAATCCTGAACGCTATACTGGCTACAAAGGACCGGATGCCTGGAAAATTTGGAATAGTATTTACGAAGAAAACTGCTTCAAGTAGGTGCTTTGGGAGACAGGTTCCACAAGCCTGCATGTGCTAATTTTGCAGAGGGGCTGCATGTGCTTTAACTGCTCCATTAATCCCCATCCTCCTGTCTCTGCTGCAATGCTTGTGTGATGTGGACTGTCAGAGGAGGGGACAAGCTGTGTGGCTGCCTTGTGAGCCGCccttggctgtgctctgcaccACAGCTTGCCCTGGTGCAGGTTCCCAGTGCAAGCCCTGCAGTGTGGCGAGacagcagcctggcagggggtGCACAtcttgtgggtgatgtggtcCTGGGCGCACAGTCCTGTCCTCCCTGGTCGTTGCAAGGAGCTCTCTCCCACTCTCCGTGCTGGTTTGAACTCTGCTATGGGTACCCCTGGGGCTGATGCCCATGTCGGTCTGTAGTCTTGCCTGCTTTCATCTCTCTAGTGATTTCCTCCCCATTTTTTCTAGTGTATCCTGTTGCACCAAGGCCATGGGATAATGTCCACTAGCACCTCTGTTAAACACTTGAGTTTTCCTAGCCATTCTTCctaaagagaaaagggaaagccACATTTTGCTCTACCCCTTTCCTGTCTGAGCAAAGCTAAAGCATGGGAGGGGTTCTTAGATCTCCTTAGGCTGTTTGACTGCAGAGAAGTAATGAGTTCTGCTGTGCTGTGTTTCTGCACAGCAAGGAGACAGTCACTCATTTACATATCttacttaaattaatttttttcctcttaggcCTCAGAGTGTAAAAAGACCTTTGGCATCTGGTAGAGGTAAGTCATTTATTTATCTCCCTAAGTGGTTTAGTAGTGTGCTGATCCTAGCTCCAGCAGCCGTAAATGCTCTCTGATCTACTCCTACTGAATGAGAAATATATTGTAGCTCTTGATATCAAGTCTAGAATTTTATTGCTAATGCAAGGGCACCTGGAAGGGTGGCTTTCTAGTATCCGTCACGGAGAAAGGAAGTCTGATCCTCCACTCCTGGAAGAAATGTGAGCTTTGGAGGGACTGGAAGCAGGACTGAACCCTGAGCTGTTCCTGGGTCCCTGGTTTCTTTACTCGGCAATGCCAAACCATCTGTGACGGACTGAAATAAGAACCTGGCTGGGATCCTCTGTGGAAACCGTCCAGTAAGAGAAGCTCTGTCTTAGAGACTGAGGCTGAATGTGTAAATGAAAGGAGGGAAGGGCTTTGGAAACATAAGAGCTTCTTGCCCAAGGCTGCAAAAAGACCCCATGTCTCCTGATGTCCCACCCTGCCCAGACATCTAGAACATCATCAGTCTCACTCCCCCTTCTTTTGACCGGAACACCGCTCCAGCGGGTACCCTCTGGGATGATCTCTTGACTTTTCCCTAGAGTAGGTGCTTTCTCTGCTCCCTTGACCCCTGTGCACTTCAGGAGCAGCACTGGTGAAGGAAATGTACAGTGTCCTTTAAAACATCAGTGCTTCCCTTGACCACCCCTGTTGTTTAGAGCAAGACCTGACTGAAATAACACAGGTATGttgaggggagagggaaggactGCTGTTTTGCAGATGAGGAAGCAGGAGGACATGAAAACAGAGGATCTGACCTGCAGAAGTTGTTGTAAATGACTAATAAACTGCAGGAGACAGGGATGGGATCCTTGAGGATCCTGTCGGAGGTCATACAGGAGATTCCTGGCAGAGGCAGACACCTGTGTCCCGTTTTCTGGTCTCTACTTCAGCTATGCAGTGGTTTTACTTCCTTTGCAACTATTGATCCCTCCTGCGTTGGTCAAGTTATTCGGTAGCATTGTTCACCTGGTGCGTTTGCTGCTGTGGTTTGAGGTgatgttttctgtgttcagaaCATTTCTAAACCTCCCTGGAGAGGCTCGCTCTCTTGTCAGAGCAGATTAACAGAGCAATCTTAATGCTTGTGCTTTGGAGTTTAATTTTGGTCATGTgtaatttttaatctcttttctctcccaccaccactcatggttttttttcatcaggAGATGATGGAGGTGAGTGGCACTCTGTTTGCTTTTACTGATAACAGAAACAAATGTGGCATCTTTATCATGCTGTCACAAGCTGTACCGTTAGATGACACACCTGGTTAGCAAAAACATTATTCAGGTAAAATCAGAAGCTGTCTTGAAATTCTGCTGTGTTTGTGACCCTGCAGAGAGATCCCTCTGAGCACCCTGGCGTTGAGGCCAGCCCATCCTTGTGTGGAGGCCTTAAAAACCACCAGCAGTTTTTTAAGAGTACAAGTCCTATTTGAAGGTAGCCGCTGAAGTGTCATAAGCCTTCAGGAGCAGGACTTGCggtgtgggttttgttggttttttttccccagcacttCTTATTGCTGAGAAAGCAGCTCTTGGGTTGGAGCTTTGGCAAGATTCATagtcccagctgcctctgacagCTGGTAGGAGGTAGATGCCCAGCTCCCCTAGGCCCTGCAGGGCTCATGTCTGGGAAGGGCTGTGCCCTGAAGCAGTTTGCCCTCTGCAGCGCTGGGTATAAGGCTTGTCTTCAGTCCCAAATTATCTCCAAATCATTTTATGTTCTCCAGATTACTTTCAAGCATATAGCAGATGTGAAACACTGACTTGTGTGATTGTACACACTTGATTGCGCTGTGTGGTTCTTGGTTTGttgtggggggtgtgtgtttcttttataaaaatacccctctccctgccctggctAGAAGAGATCCATAATCCTGGTTTCCCCCTCTGCTGTGCcattctgcagtgctgctgagaTCCCACCCTTGCTGAGATGGGTGGGAATGCCCACATGTTGTGTTTTGCTAGTGCCACACTGCATGTAGAAGCATCAGCCAGAAGGGTGAGGAAGAGAACTATTTTCACGCTCTTCTAATGCTCCTTCACCTGCCTCTGCAAACTGGAGTGGGCAGAGGTCCTCTGGGGGCTGGCCTCAGAGCTGGTTTTGGGGTATCAGGCTTGGGTGTTACCCTCCCCTCTGCTGGTGCCCTCCCACGCTGCAGAGGGGAGGGCACTGCCCTGTTGCATTCGTGTATcatcctgctgtgctctgaaagGTGTGGCCAAAGAAGTAGCCTAAAACACAACACAGTCTGTTAaagccctcctgctgctgtaAGGCATCTCAAACTGAtgtgcttgttttccttttgtttccaggGCATACGTTTTACAAGTGGCTGAAAGGTAATGCTTTTTCTAAACTTGGTTGCTCTTCCTGGCATGAATACAAAAAGGCACGGAGGGGGTGGGAGTCACTGGCCATGCTTAGACAGCATTAGATTTCTGTCtgacaggcaggagaggggagaatTCAACGTATGCTTTCAGTATCTTACAGTGCCGTTTCTTTTCAGGTGTTTGTGTAGAGAAACGAGCTTTCTACAAACTCATTTCTGGCCTCCACGCAAGCATCAACATCCATTTGAGCGCCAGGTACCTTTTGCAAGGTAAATACTACTTTCTGCCTTAGCTCTCCTGCATCAGTCCTAAATTGAAGCTTCTGTGGCTCTGCTAAATGCTACCTGGAGCCCGTTCCAGCAGGGTTCAGGCCTACTTCTGTGctcttcttcctgcctcagcacAGAGGTTGTGTAACAGTATCAGGAATGCAGTTACCATGTGCCTTCAGGCTGAAAATGGCTGGACTGTGTTCTGTACCAAGTCCTCCAGCATGTGTTCCTTCTATTCTTCCTCCAAGGTTATTTTGGAGTGGGTTTCTAACTGCGTATCGAGGCTGTCCCTTCCTAGCCTGTCTTTATGACAGTCAGTTTAGCAATAATCTCACCTAGACTGTGACATGCTTGCCTGGGCTTTCCCAAGAGCCTTGGTCCCTTTCCGTATGCCATGTCCATTTCCTGTGCATGCCTTTGCCCATGAGTAGCTATCTGAAGAATCTAAATTTCAACCCTGGGGTTGAAAATTCTAGGGTGATGTGAAAAGATGATTTGTGTGCTTACGTGACCAAGGGCTGTGGCACACTGCTCGTGCAGCGTGCGACGTGGGTTCTGACTGACTTCCTGAAGGAGTTAGTCCTGGTAGTTTATAGAGTGCTACCAGTGGACCAAGCCTACCACATTTATCCTGTTAAAGCTTACAAAAATCAAGTACAGATTTAGAGATAGCTGTTGGAATTTGGATAAGTAATTTAGATTTAACTAAGTAATTATATTTCAGTCTCTACAGCCCACGGAGGCCTCACCTTGATGTCAGTTAGACTACATTAGGGTTGGGAGATTGATGGTTCTCTTGTTATTCTAAGGCAAGCAATGAGTCGGGACTGCGGGGGGAATTGGCAAAATAAGGTTTGATAGACAGCCAAGTGTCTTTGCTTGGCTTGTGTAGAAGGGGGTAGCTTCTGCTGGTGAAAGGCTGCCCAAGGTGGTGTCTGCTCCGAGCCGGTGTTCCTTGGCTCAGTGTGGGTCCATGCAGGGATTCCCACCTGCAGGTGCTGTGATTGCCTTGTCGAGAGGCTGCCTCAGCTGGGGGTTGGGATGGAGTCCTTTCCTGCTGGGCTGGTTATCATCCGATGATTTAGAAAATAGTTTTAGTTTCTCcacctcccccccttttttttttttctttcctcattttcataCTTCAGCTTGATACAAGTGTGTCATATCTTCCACTGCATACTTTATATACTTAAGTACACAATGgaatgagaaaacagaaatattctttGTGAAACCTGTGGTCTAGATCATGGAAAATAGAGTCCAGTCTCCTCCGCTCCGTGGCTGCTTTTGTTCTCTTGCATTTCCACAATAGAAGGAGTTGTCTTAAGACATCCCTGCTCGCTAGGGAGcctcccagccctggcccccACGCTGCTCCCCAGCGCAAGGTGAGCAGGAAGCCTGCGCTGTCTGCCTCTGCAGAGGCTCAGATCAAAGCAGAGACCTGCCCTGAGTCCTGCACTAAGTTGGTGGCTTTTGTGGGCAGGAACAAAGGGGCCCTCACGACCCGTCCAATACTTCTATCCAGCCCTCTTCACTTGCAGACGAATGTTGAGCTATCGCCAGCTTACCTAGAACTGCTCTCAGAGGCAATCAGCTCACCTGATGAGAAACTCTTCAACTGATTTAACTCTGTTTAAAATGGGCAGCCTCAGTTTTTAGCTTTTGCTTGTAAGCCTGGCTCATGTTTTAAACCAACCGACAAAGGTCTGCGGGAGTTCTGCATTTGTTGGGGTTTGAGTTTGGTTAAAAGCATGCCTCTCAGCTCTTGAACAACTTTCAGTTAGCGAAGAGGCTGTGACTGTGGTAAAGCTTGGATCACCCTGGTTAGGGTTTACATTTCACCATTTAGCATGGGATGGTGGGAGGAGCTGAACCAGAACTATACCCAGCCGCAGCGTGTCTGTGTCTTCTTGCTCTCCCAGATACGTGGTCAGAGAAGAAATGGGGCCCCAACGTTACCGAGTTCCAGCAGAGATTCGATGAAGTCATCACCAGAGGGGAAGGTCCCAGAAGACTCAAGAACCTGTATTTCCTCTACCTGATAGAGCTACGGGCCCTCTCCAAAGTGCTGCCGTTCTTTGAGCGCCCCGGTTTCCAGCTGTACACAGGGAATAAAAGTCACGATTCGGAAATGAAAAACTTCTTGCTGGAAATTCTCCACCTGGCCAAGTAATTACATTTGGTACCCGGGGAGAATGGCTCGCTCAAGCCCAGCATCTCTGAGCGTGCTTAACCTTTCACTTAAAGCGCCTAGAAAGGTGGGGTCTGGGTTCGTTCTTGCAGTGGGGTAGTGTGATTTGTGCAGTCGGGTAACATTGCTGGCAGTACGTTGGTATCTGTATTCAAATTGCAAAACAGGGTAATTAAGCCTACAGTTTAATAGTCTAAGCT
Proteins encoded:
- the ERO1A gene encoding ERO1-like protein alpha isoform X2, whose protein sequence is MAAGSAALLRALGLAVLLVLPVVPRESPGAAERRCFCQVTGHLDDCTCDVETIDAFNNYKLFPRLNELLESDYFRYYKVNLKKPCPFWNDNSHCGIRDCAVKPCPSDEVPDGIRSGSHKYSEEANSLAEECEEAKRLGAVDGSLSKETQQAVLQWTQHDDSSDSFCEADDIYSPDAEYVDLLLNPERYTGYKGPDAWKIWNSIYEENCFKPQSVKRPLASGRGHTFYKWLKGVCVEKRAFYKLISGLHASINIHLSARYLLQDTWSEKKWGPNVTEFQQRFDEVITRGEGPRRLKNLYFLYLIELRALSKVLPFFERPGFQLYTGNKSHDSEMKNFLLEILHLAKSFPLHFDENSFFAGNKKEAAKLKEEFRLHFKNISKIMDCVGCFKCRLWGKLQTQGLGTALKILFSENLIEKIPESGPSYGFQLTRQEIVALFNAFGRISTSVRELENFRNILRNMR
- the ERO1A gene encoding ERO1-like protein alpha isoform X1 — translated: MAAGSAALLRALGLAVLLVLPVVPRESPGAAERRCFCQVTGHLDDCTCDVETIDAFNNYKLFPRLNELLESDYFRYYKVNLKKPCPFWNDNSHCGIRDCAVKPCPSDEVPDGIRSGSHKYSEEANSLAEECEEAKRLGAVDGSLSKETQQAVLQWTQHDDSSDSFCEADDIYSPDAEYVDLLLNPERYTGYKGPDAWKIWNSIYEENCFKPQSVKRPLASGRGDDGGHTFYKWLKGVCVEKRAFYKLISGLHASINIHLSARYLLQDTWSEKKWGPNVTEFQQRFDEVITRGEGPRRLKNLYFLYLIELRALSKVLPFFERPGFQLYTGNKSHDSEMKNFLLEILHLAKSFPLHFDENSFFAGNKKEAAKLKEEFRLHFKNISKIMDCVGCFKCRLWGKLQTQGLGTALKILFSENLIEKIPESGPSYGFQLTRQEIVALFNAFGRISTSVRELENFRNILRNMR